One genomic window of Fusarium fujikuroi IMI 58289 draft genome, chromosome FFUJ_chr01 includes the following:
- a CDS encoding probable O-acetylhomoserine (thiol)-lyase, whose product MAEELSKNFETLQLHAGAEVDPTTKSRAVPIYATTSYVFDDSAHGARLFGLKEFGNIYSRIMNPTVDVFEKRIAALEGGVAALAASSGQAAQFLAISTLAQAGDNIVSTSNLYGGTYNQFKVFFPRLGIKTKFVDGDKPEDIAAAIDDKTKAVYVESIGNPKYNIPDLEAISKAAHEKGVPVDNTFGAGGYFIRPIDHGADIVVHSATKWIGGHGTTIGGVVVDSGKFDWGKNAARFPQFHEPSEGYHGLKFYETFGNITFIIRARVEILRDLGSTLNPFAAQQLLLGLETLSLRAERHAQNALALAQYLEKSPYVSWVSYPGLENHPYHETAKKYLKRGFGGVLSFGVKGGGAGSEVVDGFKLISNLANVGDAKTLAIHPWSTTHEQLSDDEKRSSGVTEDLIRISVGIEHIDDIIADFEQSFKAAADATTKGEKKDVPVGDKEAEAPLAP is encoded by the exons AGCTGAGGTTGATCCTACCACCAAATCGCGAGCTGTTCCCATCTACGCTACCACC AGCTATGTCTTCGATGACTCTGCTCACGGAGCTAGGCTCTTTGGTCTCAAGGAGTTTGGCAACATCTACAGCCGTATCATGAAC CCAACTGTCGATGTCTTCGAGAAGAGAATAGCAGCTCTCGAAGGCGGTGTCGCAGCCCTCGCTGCCTCATCGGGCCAGGCTGCCCAGTTCCTCGCCATCAGCACCCTCGCTCAAGCTGGCGACAACATCGTCTCTACTTCTAACCTCTACGGCGGCACTTATAACCAATTCAAGGTCTTCTTCCCTCGTCTgggcatcaagaccaagttcGTCGACGGTGACAAGCCTGAGGACATTGCGGCTGCTATTGATGATAAGACAAAGGCTGTCTATGTTGAGAGCATTGGAAACCCCAAGTATAACATTCCTGACCTGGAGGCTATTTCCAAGGCTGCCCATGAAAAGGGTGTTCCT GTCGACAACAcctttggtgctggtggttaCTTCATCCGCCCTATCGATCACGGTGCTGATATCGTCGTTCACTCTGCCACAAAGTGGATTGGAGGACATGGAACCACAATCGGCGGGGTAGTAGTTGATTCTGGAAAGTTCGATTGGGGCAAAAACGCAGCTCGATTCCCTCAATTCCACGAGCCTTCTGAGGGATACCACGGTCTCAAGTTCTACGAGACCTTCGGCAAcatcaccttcatcatcCGCGCCCGAGTCGAAATCCTCCGTGATCTCGGTTCAACTCTCAACCCCTTTGCTGCTCAACAGCTACTCCTCGGCCTCGAGACTCTCAGTCTCCGTGCTGAACGTCATGCCCAAAACGCTCTCGCCCTTGCTCAATATCTTGAGAAGAGCCCCTATGTCAGCTGGGTTTCATACCCTGGTCTCGAGAACCACCCGTACCACGAGACGGCTAAGAAGTACCTCAAGAGAGGCTTCGGTGGTGTTCTGAGCTTCGGTGTCAAAGGCGGTGGTGCTGGAagtgaggttgttgatggttTCAAGCTTATTTCTAACTTGGCCAATGTCGGTGACGCCAAGACACTTGCTATTCACCCCTGGAGCACCACCCATGAGCAGctctctgatgatgagaagcgcAGCTCCGGTGTCACTGAG GATTTGATCCGAATTTCGGTTGGCATCGAGCACATTGACGATATCATCGCCGACTTTGAACAATCtttcaaggctgctgctgatgccaCTACCAAGGGCGAAAAGAAGGATGTCCCTGTAGGTGACAAGGAGGCTGAAGCTCCTCTTGCTCCTTAG
- a CDS encoding related to rna-binding protein fus/tls produces the protein MADFAPPSGPPPPKAPEVPAGWAVRWNDQYKEWFYVNIYTKQSQWEKPTAPVFPADDAAPAGPPPGYDQGNAPIPTDTKKNPYEDHRDQSAGGPSEDEDAKLAAKLQAEEDARARSGPGGPDVPAGYGASNSPYPQSNSPYPQNNSPYPQQQGGGSYPTELPPRERGAKSGGGFLGKLLGKGKQMAGGHQQGGAGGYGGSQSGYGGGYPQQQYYGQQPQGYPGQGPPMGYGAQPHYGGGYGAPGGYGGYGGAPGYGAPQGGGFGGGGRKPGGGGMGMMGGAALGAGAGLLGGAMIANSFDNDEQDAYQDGFEDGAGFGDDGGD, from the exons ATGGCCGACTTTGCTCCCCCTTCTGGTCCGCCTCCTCCCAAGGCCCCCGAGGTTCCTGCCGGATGGGCCGTGCGATGGAACGACCAATACAAGGAATG GTTCTACGTTAACATTTACACAAAACAATCGCAATGGGAAAAGCCCACTGCTCCCGTCTTTCCAGCTGATGATGCCGCGCCCGCCGGCCCTCCGCCCGGATACGACCAAGGCAATGCGCCCATCCCTACAGATACCAAGAAAAACCCCTATGAGGACCATCGCGATCAGTCAGCTGGCGGTCCTtccgaagatgaagacgctAAGCTAGCTGCGAAGCTACAGGCCGAGGAAGACGCCCGCGCCCGAAGTGGTCCTGGTGGTCCAGATGTTCCTGCGGGATATGGAGCATCAAATAGCCCATACCCTCAGAGCAACAGTCCCTACCCCCAGAACAACAGCCCGTAccctcaacaacaaggcGGCGGTTCTTATCCCACAGAACTTCCCCCTAGAGAACGGGGTGCTAAGAGCGGTGGTGGGTTCTTGGGCAAGTTGCTCGGCAAGGGAAAGCAGATGGCCGGAGGCCACCAACAAGGCGGTGCCGGTGGTTACGGCGGCTCGCAGAGTGGCTACGGAGGTGGTTATCCTCAACAACAGTACTACGGCCAACAGCCCCAAGGCTATCCTGGACAAGGCCCTCCAATGGGTTACGGCGCCCAACCTCACTACGGCGGCGGTTATGGCGCGCCGGGAGGTTACGGTGGCTATGGTGGCGCTCCTGGTTACGGAGCTCCTCAGGGCGGCGGCTTTGGTGGAGGTGGCCGTAAacctggtggtggtggtatggGCATGATGGGAGGTGCTGctcttggtgctggtgctggcctGCTTGGTGGTGCCATGATCGCAAACTCTTTTGATAACGATGAACAGGACGCCTACCAGGATGGGTTCG AGGATGGTGCTGGTTTcggcgatgatggtggtgactAA
- a CDS encoding related to USO1-intracellular protein transport protein, producing the protein MGGVVSAFSSSSGEDSVAARQALEKQLADREETIAVLEEDLSKKEKECTTVSKDAEDLREKIKELEAQSSLALDETHARIAILQEELKKGGDSSSEQLRSTKESAEKNAKELEDAKTSLTATEEKLKGLEQERQSIADELASLKAELAEAKEAREALEAALTKEIATLKTQISEAEEKHQTLTKAHSTLEEELAAASSAAEQGKQALTGSEDKFTTLQSSHAKLETDLAAAVTALDEQKKTLAGSEEKYAALQETLDKLQEQSDSQIATAKKDLAEAQEKTNALQETHNKHKADSENELSELKKQLSELGDLQAKYATLEETNKSLEKELVELKEKVADLEKTNESLKSNSSSELVAAQKDAAEWKEKHGSLQSTHDGLSKDLETAKKDLAAAEEAQKKLTEDHTAALTKAQADSSAELEKVKKEAADLEAKLKSTTDEHDALKKERDEQAEKLKTVTSDHEAVQKKQEATEAKLKAATEERESVEKQLSEKTSKLAELEKEIEEAKAQVAKVEEDLKASQAEKKELEAKIAELESSAKNSQESESGLNAKLKEAEDKVKSLESDAAKAKESESSLKSKVEEAEAKAKETEASLKSKADEAEAKVAALEADAKKAQDSESALKKQLEEAQAATEAEKKSSADKTKSLEDELKELKEKFAKSEEAAKKVEALEKEKADAVAKAESLQKEADEKTKTLEAEKKAAEEKAAALEKEKADAEEKTKTAQSAFSNALEKVKTIQGEKKEALEKVQALEAEVKELKEKSATTNGASEA; encoded by the exons ATGGGCGGCGTTGTTTCTGCATTCTCCAGTAGTAGCGGTGAAGACTCCGTCGCAGCGCGACAAGCTCTCGAGAAGCAACTTGCCGACAGGGAAGAAACCATCGCCGTCCTCGAGGAAGACCTctcaaagaaggagaaggaatgCACAACAGTATCCAAAGATGCTGAGGATTTGAGGGaaaagatcaaggagcttgaggctcaGTCTTCTCTTGCCCTTGATGAGACTCACGCCCGTATCGCCATCTTGCAggaagagttgaagaagggcgGTGACTCTTCCTCCGAGCAGCTCCGATCTACCAAGGAgtctgctgagaagaacgccaaggagctcgaggatgCTAAGACCAGCCTGACTGCTACCGAAGAGAAGCTTAAGGGCCTGGAGCAGGAGAGGCAATCCATTGCCGATGAGCTCGCCAGCCTCAAGGCAgagcttgctgaggccaaggaggccCGTGAGGCCCTCGAGGCTGCTCTTACCAAGGAGATTGCTACTCTCAAGACACAGATCTCCGAGGCCGAGGAGAAGCACCAGACTCTTACTAAGGCCCACAGCACACTTGAGGAAGAGCTAGCTGCCGCTTCCAGCGCCGCTGAGCAAGGCAAGCAGGCTCTGACCGGTTCCGAAGACAAATTCACCACCCTACAGTCCAGCCACGCCAAGCTCGAGACCGACCTGGCCGCCGCCGTCACTGCCCTCgacgagcagaagaagacattGGCCGGTTCCGAGGAGAAGTACGCCGCTCTCCAAGAGACACTCGACAAGCTCCAGGAGCAGTCCGACTCTCAGATCGCTACTGCCAAGAAGGACCTCGCCGAGGCTCAAGAGAAGACAAACGCTCTCCAAGAAACACACAACAAGCACAAGGCCGACTCTGAGAACGAGTTGTCTGaactcaagaagcagctctcTGAGCTTGGTGACCTCCAGGCAAAGTATGCTACTCTCGAGGAGACCAACAAGTCTCTTGAGAaggagcttgttgagctcaAAGAGAAGGTTGCTGACCTCGAGAAGACCAACGAGTCTCTTAAGAGCAACTCTTCTTCTGAGCTTGTCGCGGCTCAAAAGGATGCTGCTGAGTGGAAGGAGAAGCATGGTTCTCTTCAGTCTACCCATGATGGTTTGTCCAAGGACCTCGAGACTGCTAAGAAGGATCTTGCTGCTGCCGAGGAggctcagaagaagcttacCGAGGACCACACCGCTGCCTTGACCAAGGCCCAGGCTGACTCATCTGCTGAATTggaaaaggtcaagaaggaggctgccGACCTTGaggccaagctcaagtctACTACCGACGAGCATGACGCCCTCAAGAAGGAACGTGATGAGCaagctgagaagctcaagaccgTCACCAGCGACCACGAGGCcgtccagaagaagcaggaagCGACCGAGGCTAAGCTCAAGGCTGCCACTGAGGAGCGCGAGTCTGTCGAGAAGCAGCTCAGCGAGAAGACATCAAAGCTTGccgagctcgagaaggaaattgaggaggccaaggcccAGGTTGCCAAGGTCGAGGAAGACCTGAAGGCTTCCCAAGCC gagaagaaggagcttgaggccaAGATCGCCGAACTTGAGTCCAGCGCCAAGAACTCCCAGGAGTCTGAGTCTGGTTTGAacgccaagctcaaggaggctgaggacaaggtcaagagccTCGAGTCCGATGCCGCCAAGGCTAAGGAGTCTGAATCTTCATTGAAgtccaaggtcgaggaggccGAGGCTAAGGCCAAGGAGACTGAAGCGTCATTGAAGTCTAAGGCCGATGAGGCCGAGGCCAAGGTCGCTGCTCTCGAGGCTGACGCAAAGAAGGCTCAAGATTCCGAGTCtgctctcaagaagcagctcgagGAAGCCCAGGCTGCTaccgaggccgagaagaagtcttCCGCCGATAAGACCAAGTCCCTTGAGGATgaactcaaggagctcaaggagaagttcgCCAAGTCTGAGGAGGCGGCTAAGAAGGTcgaagctcttgagaaggagaaggccgATGCCGTCGCCAAGGCCGAATCCCTACAGAAGGAGGCAGAtgaaaagaccaagaccctggaggccgagaagaaggccgccgaggagaaggctgctgctctggagaaggagaaggctgatgccgaggagaagacaaagacagcACAGTCAGCCTTCAGCAACGCCcttgagaaggtcaagaccaTCCagggcgagaagaaggaggctctCGAGAAGGTCCAGGCCCTCGAGGCCgaggtcaaggagctcaaggagaagagtgCCACAACCAACGGCGCATCTGAGGCATGA
- a CDS encoding related to capsular associated protein: MAGDTVVQLFALCATSSFFYISQTLERHSLTACYGVSCITKWFPGADGRFTTRRQGSLLDGAHDARRGQNTHLPGRPRRLSLPMLVLCIVLRLEIFHRVNYQQQCATPGLESFLPLLFFAYEIFTSRRKWGFPPPEDPDDPWRSCFDDLVDWFSGPRVMLSMAVSSLMVFSTGTYYATSRITRSTYYCFELLESKRSTLALQCMGLVLDAIIVILLWRLLAWSRTAKLRLRTLGTVLTLSSTSMSLVWVGSRLFRGSSVLHAGFGFLYGFDIIVDSVAFAALMISATFWVCETSPLTPSAIITFLVGTAKACHNIFHYGEYLHPTRLNEITPLYFIAFGMIIFTYTHGIQSVIFIRRFVLMALLVGLVVGTTVFIAKSDPQTFKRHPVNDFIYRANIRQDRWMQEASTSGSLPIAHKIYKERHEGRDPPPAFADWYDLAKDTVVIDKFDQIDQDLAPFRAIPPNKLRQRASVLSQIPGIHTIGIKDGNASRLPEVTGHDAKVLDGLALTINKFAKFLPDMLFPVNLGITPRILPSWETVNGNNRADLTPIVNLISKRAAKEDDADQVDEARSAETPVAAPLPALPDHTQIKKPSLISPANYRQMQVEACPPGSRARTNPHWNIGEFCADCVRRHSKAQLMVNWERSLQYCFQPDLKYLHGMSLSSPHAEPIRDLLPLFGFSKSEPFNDILIPPPQEDDDRLDIGWNFDRRYDAMFWRGQTDNGVISDQALRGNHKFRLLHMLGNQNPDDKVSMVLPTAKDPSVYRHERVPITEANLVLPSSVGMNNYTGCMGPNCELLHQTYPIVNEAQDQEPLEYRYILLLDKDYGPPPDLLRVLRSKSVPFISTIFRTWYSDRLIPWLHFVPIDTRYQGLHTTLTYFTGTQKKAYLNGRDTDMKGLAKDGAWIAQQGAKWANQALGEKDKEVYLFRLLLEWARLVDDKRDEIGTSKNDKGELVSSPWTKNQKW; encoded by the exons atggctggaGATACAGTGGTTCAATTGTTTGCCTTATG TGCtacctcttcattcttttaCATATCTCAAACCCTTGAACGCCATTCTCTAACAG CATGCTATGGAGTCAGTTGTATAACCAAGTGGTTTCCCGGCGCAGACGGACGCTTCACAACACGTCGCCAGGGTTCTTTACTTGACGGTGCACATGATGCTCGAAGGGGGCAGAACACACATCTTCCTggaaggccgagaagactTTCCCTTCCAATGCTTGTATTATGTATTGTATTGAGATTGGAAATTTTCCATCGTGTCAACTATCAGCAACAATGTGCAACTCCTGGCCTCGAG TCTTTTCTACCACTACTGTTCTTCGCTTATGAAATATTCACTTCTCGAAGGAAATGGGGCTTTCCTCCACCAGAAGACCCTGATGACCCCTGGCGTTCATGCTTTGATGACTTGGTCGACTGGTTCAGTGGCCCAAGAGTTATGCTCAGTATGGCGGTGTCTAGTCTCATGGTGTTTTCTACAGGCACATACTACGCCACAAGCCGCATAACACGCTCCACGTACTATTGCTTTGAACTACTCGAGAGCAAGCGGTCAACCCTTGCTTTGCAGTGTATGGGACTTGTgcttgatgccatcatcgtGATTCTTCTTTGGCGCTTGCTCGCCTGGTCACGCACCGCTAAGCTGCGTTTACGAACTTTGGGTACAGTCTTGACCCTCTCTTCGACATCGATGAGCCTTGTGTGGGTAGGGAGCAGGCTTTTCAGGGGGTCGTCTGTGCTTCACGCTGGGTTCGGCTTTCTCTACGGATTTGATATCATCGTCGACAGTGTTGCCTTTGCGGCACTCATGATCTCAGCTACGTTCTGGGTCTGCGAGACATCACCACTTACACCATCCGCTATCATCACTTTTCTGGTGGGAACAGCAAAGGCCTGTCATAACATCTTCCACTACGGTGAATACCTTCACCCTACACGCCTTAATGAGATCACCCCACTTTACTTCATTGCTTTTGGCATGATCATCTTCACATACACTCATGGTATTCAAtctgtcatcttcatcagaaGATTCGTTCTCATGGCTCTTCTCGTTGGCCTTGTTGTGGGCACTACTGTGTTCATTGCCAAGTCGGATCCGCAGACTTTTAAACGTCATCCTGTCAATGACTTCATTTACAGAGCCAATATCAGGCAAGACCGTTGGATGCAGGAAGCGAGCACAAGTGGGAGTCTTCCCATTGCTCACAAGATCTATAAGGAACGACATGAAGGACGGGATCCTCCCCCGGCATTTGCAGATTGGTATGACCTGGCTAAGGATACTGTGGTCATTGATAAATTCGATCAGATCGACCAAGATTTGGCCCCCTTCCGAGCTATCCCACCCAACAAACTTCGGCAACGAGCTTCCGTTTTGTCTCAGATACCTGGCATCCATACTATCGGTATCAAGGACGGTAATGCATCGAGGCTACCTGAAGTCACTGGTCATGATGCCAAGGTGCTGGACGGCCTCGCCTTAACCATCAACAAGTTTGCTAAATTCCTCCCTGACATGCTCTTTCCCGTTAACCTGGGAATTACACCACGGATTCTTCCATCATGGGAGACAGTGAATGGGAACAACAGGGCTGACCTGACCCCAATCGTCAATCTGATATCGAAGAGGgcagccaaagaagatgacgcAGACCAGGTTGATGAAGCCAGATCTGCAGAGACTCCTGTGGCCGCCCCTTTGCCAGCGCTGCCGGATCATACCCAAATCAAGAAGCCCTCCTTGATAAGCCCAGCCAACTATCGCCAGATGCAGGTTGAAGCATGCCCCCCCGGCTCACGAGCTCGAACCAACCCGCATTGGAACATTGGAGAATTTTGCGCCGATTGCGTACGAAGGCACTCAAAGGCGCAACTCATGGTCAACTGGGAACGATCACTTCAGTACTGCTTCCAGCCTGATCTCAAGTACCTCCATGGTATGTCTCTCTCAAGTCCTCATGCGGAACCAATCAGGGACCTTTTGCCATTATTTGGGTTCTCCAAGTCGGAACCGTTCAATGACATCCTAATACCTCCTCCACAGGAAGATGACGACAGACTTGACATAGGCTGGAACTTTGACCGTCGCTACGACGCCATGTTTTGGCGTGGTCAAACAGACAATGGCGTTATCTCAGACCAGGCCTTGCGTGGCAATCACAAATTTCGGCTCCTTCATATGCTGGGAAACCAAAATCCCGATGACAAGGTATCAATGGTTCTTCCGACGGCAAAAGACCCATCAGTATACCGACATGAAAGGGTACCAATTACAGAAGCAAATCTTGTCCTCCCATCGAGTGTCGGCATGAACAATTACACAGGCTGCATGGGCCCCAATtgtgagcttcttcatcagaCTTATCCCATCGTCAACGAAGCTCAGGACCAGGAGCCCCTCGAATACCGCTATATCCTCCTCTTGGACAAGGACTACGGGCCGCCACCCGACCTTCTCCGCGTGCTCCGCTCAAAGAGCGTACCTTTTATCTCCACCATCTTCCGTACGTGGTATAGCGATCGCCTGATTCCCTGGCTACATTTCGTGCCCATCGATACGCGTTATCAGGGTTTGCACACCACCCTGACATACTTTACTGGTACACAGAAGAAAGCATACCTCAACGGGCGCGATACTGACATGAAGGGGCTGGCCAAGGATGGGGCCTGGATTGCACAGCAGGGTGCCAAGTGGGCAAACCAAGCGTTAGGGGAAAAGGATAAAGAAGTCTACCTCTTCAGACTACTGCTTGAATGGGCGAGGTTGGTCGATGACAAACGTGATGAGATTGGGACAAGTAAGAATGATAAGGGCGAGCTTGTGAGCTCTCCATGGACAAAGAATCAGAAGTGGTGA
- a CDS encoding Palmitoyltransferase PFA4, producing the protein MAGLNDVPFIKGLAVPSVCALITFLGYFSQFLFHNSTSLKPGPPSRRETIIFNTLLFTLWLTYYRAVTVDPGRYIFKDRVIDADGQRWCNKCAAPKPPRAHHCRHCARCVPKMDHHCPWTRNCVSMTTFPHFLRFLVYTNISLWMLGYFLWQRFSKIWEHRNLPAYLGPSLSGLIGLSLIAIVNFFTTVALGIMLINTVRSWIFNQTMIEGWEQERHEALMDKGPKDWWDITGPDGEEVRFERLEFPYDIGFFDNMAQAMGTRNILMWLFPLGGNPTIAKDGTGSGWEWEENGFNRVEGLWPPPDPDKIRRAARGWPAANRDYAEELRQASMSSSEFKAEFLKRKADDEKRKRHLMAELEEVDDYDMYDDEEYDREFDQGLGWVNSDGDRLRDYGVDEEESEAEAADEDVPLAELMRRRRVLQRDISDD; encoded by the coding sequence atggccgGCCTCAACGACGTGCCCTTCATCAAGGGCCTTGCCGTGCCCTCTGTATGCGCTCTAATCACATTTCTTGGCTATTTCTCGCAGTTTCTCTTTCACAACTCGACGTCTCTCAAACCAGGTCCTCCCTCACGCCGCGAAACCATCATCTTTAATACCCTCCTCTTCACACTATGGTTAACGTACTACCGAGCCGTGACCGTCGACCCGGGACGATATATATTCAAGGATCGTGTCATTGACGCTGATGGACAGCGATGGTGTAACAAATGCGCGGCGCCTAAACCACCTCGGGCGCATCATTGTCGCCATTGTGCCAGATGTGTTCCCAAGATGGATCACCATTGTCCTTGGACTAGAAACTGTGTATCGATGACAACCTTTCCTCATTTTCTACGCTTCTTGGTATATACAAACATATCGCTCTGGATGCTTGGCTACTTTCTATGGCAACGCTTCTCTAAGATCTGGGAACATCGAAACCTCCCTGCATACCTAGGACCTAGCTTATCTGGACTAATCGGACTATCGCTAATTGCGATCGTCAACTTCTTTACCACTGTCGCATTGGGTATCATGCTCATCAACACTGTTAGGTCATGGATATTCAACCAGACTATGATAGAAGGATGGGAGCAGGAGCGCCATGAAGCTCTCATGGATAAGGGACCTAAGGACTGGTGGGACATTACAGGTCCCGATGGCGAGGAAGTGCGCTTCGAAAGACTTGAGTTCCCCTACGATATCGGTTTCTTTGACAATATGGCTCAAGCAATGGGCACCCGCAACATACTCATGTGGCTCTTCCCTCTCGGAGGGAACCCCACCATCGCTAAGGATGGCACTGGCTCAGGCTGGGAGTGGGAGGAGAATGGCTTCAACCGCGTTGAAGGACTTTGGCCTCCTCCCGATCCCGACAAGATCCGTCGAGCTGCAAGGGGTTGGCCTGCTGCGAATCGTGACTACGCCGAGGAGCTTCGCCAAGCGAGTATGAGCTCCAGCGAGTTCAAGGCTGAGTTTCTCAAGCGAAAGGCTGACGATGAGAAACGCAAGAGACATCTCATGGCGGAACTTGAAGAGGTCGACGACTATGATATgtatgacgatgaagagtaTGACCGTGAATTCGATCAAGGTCTTGGATGGGTGAACTCGGATGGCGATAGACTGCGAGATTatggcgttgatgaggaagagtcAGAAGCTGAGGCGGCAGACGAAGATGTGCCCCTAGCCGAGCTCatgagaagacgaagagtgCTCCAGCGAGATATTTCAGACGATTAG